The Hahella sp. HNIBRBA332 genome window below encodes:
- the fis gene encoding DNA-binding transcriptional regulator Fis translates to MTTESIVTTETGSGANKLLTVEQSATQTMTLRDSVDQALANYFAQLDGAPVKDVYQMVLSEVEAPLLEQVLKYTRNNQTKASVLLGLNRGTLRKKLKQYDLL, encoded by the coding sequence ATGACTACAGAATCTATCGTTACAACAGAAACCGGTTCTGGAGCTAATAAATTACTGACCGTGGAGCAGTCGGCCACTCAAACCATGACTTTGCGCGATAGCGTTGATCAAGCGCTGGCGAACTATTTCGCGCAACTGGACGGAGCTCCCGTCAAAGACGTCTATCAAATGGTGCTTTCCGAAGTTGAAGCTCCCCTGCTTGAGCAGGTGCTGAAATACACCCGCAATAACCAAACCAAGGCTTCTGTCCTGCTGGGCTTGAACCGCGGCACGCTGCGCAAGAAGCTGAAGCAGTACGACCTACTGTAA
- the purD gene encoding phosphoribosylamine--glycine ligase, producing the protein MNVLVIGSGGREHALAWKAAQADYVNTVFVAPGNAGTALEPKLENVAIDVLDFDALIAFAKDNQVELTIVGPEAPLVAGVVNRFQAEGLRIFGPSQGAAQLEGSKAFTKDFLARHNIPTAAYQSFTEIEPALAYLREQGAPIVVKADGLAAGKGVIVAMTLEEAEDAVRDMLADAKFGDAGHRVVIEEFLEGEEASFIVMVDGKHVLPMATSQDHKRVGDGDTGPNTGGMGAYSPAPVVTDSVHERVMREVIYPTVQGMAQEGNDYVGFLYAGLMIGADGAPKVIEYNCRFGDPETQPIMMRMQSDLVELCIAATQGALDSKTSEWDARAAVGVVLAAGGYPDSYAKGAVISGLENADRADAKVFHAGTTLRDGQVVTQGGRVLCATALGADVTEAQRKAYEQVARIDWLDMYYRKDIAYRAIAREQANKNA; encoded by the coding sequence ATGAATGTTTTGGTCATCGGCAGCGGCGGCCGGGAACACGCCCTGGCCTGGAAAGCGGCGCAGGCGGATTATGTAAACACCGTATTTGTCGCGCCAGGTAACGCCGGCACAGCTCTGGAACCCAAACTGGAAAATGTGGCGATTGATGTGCTCGACTTCGATGCGCTGATTGCCTTCGCCAAAGACAACCAGGTGGAGCTCACTATCGTTGGTCCAGAAGCCCCATTGGTGGCGGGTGTTGTAAACCGCTTCCAGGCGGAAGGTTTGCGCATCTTCGGCCCCTCTCAGGGCGCCGCGCAACTGGAGGGCTCAAAGGCCTTCACCAAAGATTTTCTGGCTCGCCACAATATTCCTACCGCCGCCTATCAGAGCTTCACTGAGATTGAGCCCGCTCTCGCCTACCTGCGCGAACAGGGCGCTCCGATCGTGGTGAAAGCGGACGGCCTTGCCGCAGGCAAAGGCGTTATTGTCGCGATGACGCTGGAAGAAGCGGAAGACGCAGTGCGTGATATGCTGGCTGACGCCAAATTCGGCGACGCAGGGCACCGCGTGGTGATTGAAGAATTTCTGGAAGGCGAAGAAGCCAGTTTCATCGTGATGGTGGACGGTAAACACGTGTTGCCTATGGCCACCAGTCAGGATCACAAACGCGTCGGCGACGGCGACACTGGTCCCAATACCGGCGGCATGGGCGCTTATTCTCCCGCGCCAGTCGTCACTGACAGCGTCCATGAGCGCGTCATGCGCGAAGTGATTTATCCCACCGTGCAGGGCATGGCGCAGGAAGGCAACGATTACGTGGGCTTCCTGTACGCTGGCTTGATGATCGGCGCGGATGGCGCGCCTAAAGTCATTGAGTACAACTGCCGTTTCGGCGACCCTGAAACCCAACCCATCATGATGCGCATGCAGTCAGATTTGGTTGAACTGTGCATCGCCGCCACTCAAGGCGCGCTGGACAGCAAAACCTCGGAGTGGGACGCGCGCGCCGCCGTGGGCGTAGTGTTGGCCGCCGGCGGATATCCGGACAGCTATGCGAAAGGCGCCGTAATCTCCGGACTGGAGAACGCAGACCGGGCTGACGCCAAAGTATTTCACGCCGGCACGACCCTGCGCGACGGCCAAGTCGTCACCCAGGGTGGACGCGTACTGTGCGCCACCGCCTTGGGCGCGGATGTCACCGAAGCGCAACGTAAAGCGTATGAACAGGTCGCCCGCATCGACTGGCTGGACATGTACTACCGCAAAGATATCGCTTACCGCGCTATCGCCCGGGAGCAGGCAAACAAAAACGCCTGA
- the purH gene encoding bifunctional phosphoribosylaminoimidazolecarboxamide formyltransferase/IMP cyclohydrolase, with amino-acid sequence MSSPDNVKIKRALISVSDKSGIVEFAKSLADLGVEILSTGGTYKLLQQESVPVREVSDYTGFPEMMDGRVKTLHPKVHGGILGRRGQDDAVMTEHGIAQIDLVVVNLYPFEATIARPNCSLEDAIENIDIGGPTMVRSAAKNHKDVAIVVNPSDYNDIVAELQANGGALAFSRRFDLAVKAFEHTSAYDGAIANYLGLKVQSEESAYPRTLNQQFIKKQDLRYGENPHQSAAFYVEANAREASVSTATQLQGKELSYNNIADTDAALECVKPFADAACVIVKHANPCGVAIGVDIKQAYELAYATDPTSAFGGIIAFNRELDADTAEAIISRQFVEVIIAPKVSEGARAALSAKTNVRVLECGEFQGERLSAFDFKRVTGGLLVQDRDLGMVNMDALKMVTDRAPTEQELNDLLFAWEVAKFVKSNAIVYAKSGRTIGIGAGQMSRVYSAKIAGIKAADENLEVKGSVMASDAFFPFRDSVDAAAAAGITAIIQPGGSMRDQEVIDAANEHGIAMVFTGMRHFRH; translated from the coding sequence ATGTCCAGCCCAGATAATGTGAAGATCAAACGAGCGCTCATCAGCGTTTCCGATAAATCCGGCATCGTCGAATTCGCCAAGTCCCTGGCTGATCTCGGCGTGGAAATCCTGTCCACCGGCGGTACGTATAAATTATTGCAGCAGGAATCCGTCCCGGTGCGTGAAGTTTCTGACTACACCGGTTTCCCGGAAATGATGGACGGGCGAGTGAAAACATTGCACCCCAAAGTACACGGCGGCATTCTGGGCCGTCGCGGTCAGGACGACGCGGTGATGACGGAGCACGGCATCGCGCAGATCGATCTGGTGGTCGTCAATCTCTATCCTTTCGAAGCCACCATCGCACGCCCTAATTGCTCGCTGGAAGATGCGATTGAGAACATCGACATCGGCGGGCCGACAATGGTGCGTTCTGCGGCGAAAAACCATAAAGATGTAGCGATTGTGGTTAATCCTTCCGATTACAACGACATTGTCGCCGAGTTGCAGGCAAATGGCGGCGCCCTGGCTTTCTCTCGCCGCTTTGATCTCGCCGTCAAAGCGTTTGAACACACTTCCGCCTACGACGGAGCCATCGCCAATTATCTCGGCCTGAAGGTTCAGAGCGAAGAGAGCGCTTATCCTCGCACCCTCAATCAGCAGTTTATTAAGAAGCAGGATCTCCGTTATGGGGAAAATCCTCACCAAAGCGCCGCCTTTTATGTAGAAGCGAATGCGCGCGAGGCCTCTGTCTCCACCGCCACTCAGTTGCAGGGCAAAGAGCTGTCCTATAACAACATCGCAGACACCGACGCTGCGCTGGAGTGCGTGAAGCCATTCGCCGACGCCGCCTGCGTTATCGTCAAGCACGCCAATCCTTGCGGCGTCGCCATTGGCGTAGACATCAAGCAAGCCTACGAACTGGCCTATGCGACGGACCCCACCTCCGCTTTCGGCGGCATTATCGCCTTTAACCGCGAGCTGGACGCCGACACCGCTGAGGCGATCATTTCCCGCCAGTTCGTTGAGGTGATCATCGCCCCCAAAGTCAGCGAGGGAGCCCGTGCAGCACTGTCCGCCAAGACCAATGTCCGGGTGCTGGAATGCGGAGAGTTCCAGGGCGAACGCCTCAGCGCGTTCGACTTCAAGCGCGTCACTGGCGGCCTGCTGGTGCAGGACCGCGATCTGGGCATGGTGAATATGGATGCGCTGAAAATGGTGACGGATCGCGCGCCCACGGAACAGGAACTGAACGACCTGCTGTTCGCCTGGGAAGTCGCCAAGTTCGTAAAATCCAACGCCATTGTTTACGCCAAGAGCGGACGCACGATCGGCATCGGCGCCGGCCAGATGAGCCGCGTATACAGCGCCAAGATCGCAGGTATCAAAGCAGCGGATGAGAACCTGGAAGTCAAAGGCTCGGTCATGGCGTCAGACGCCTTCTTCCCGTTCCGGGACAGCGTTGACGCAGCGGCGGCGGCCGGCATTACGGCGATCATTCAGCCCGGCGGCTCAATGCGCGATCAGGAAGTGATCGACGCAGCCAATGAACACGGCATCGCCATGGTGTTCACCGGCATGCGCCATTTCCGACACTAA